The genomic DNA AGGGAAAGCAGCATAAGTAGCACAAAGAATAACTTTTCTTTTATTTTCATTTTGTATTTTCATGTATTAGCAAAACACTTATCCATGCTCGCATACACAATCTTTCTGTATACAAAGCATCAAGCTAAGACGAATGAGCCCTCGGCTCAACCCTCAGCAGGAAAAAGAAATTGTATTGCTAGCACATGGGGGGGCCACGCTTCTCTGGCGAGAGCAAAAAAGCGGTACATATCCAAAAACTTGACTCTAACGGTCTGGTTACAGAAAATGAGCAGCGCAAACACAGCAACTCCTCAACCAGTGAGGCAAATGAGCTAACATGAGCATAATGGAATGCCTTGTGTGGTGTTTCAGCTGGGGCCTGCTTTGCAACCGTTATAGTAGTTGGCTCAGTGTTGCCGTGCTTCCCCGATTCACCATTGAACATAGCCTTGCCAAACACTACCCACGAAAAGGCAATGGCAAGAATATATGGTAAGAAACTTCCTGAAACACCAACAAAAAACATCTGCTTCTATTTTGTTGCCTAAGAACACCGCAAAGGTAGGAAGGTTGTTCGAGAAAATATGCTATGCAATAGGATTTTAATTTTCACCGTGCGATTTATTATCGGATACCCTATAAACTGCGGAATCCGCCTCAAAAAAGTCCTGCTCTTTCAACCGTTTTAAATAGAATTTTGCCGTTTCATATGCATCATGCTGATTTGCATCCATTTGCGAACCAAGCAGCACCTTCTTGTCGAACTGAACCACAAATTGGCGGAAACTCTCCCTTGCCCATTTTATATGACCATGCTGATAGGCTACCATGGCCGCGTTATAAAGGTTTAAAATGTTGGATGAATCTATAGCAAAGGCCTTATTGTAGAGGTTGTAGGCCATTTCTACTTTGCCTAACTTTTCATAAATATGCGCTCTCCCCCCCACTATTTCTGCCAAGTCGAAAGGCCTCGGCGAAATTAGTGCCTCCGCTTTATCAAAATACTCAAGCCCTGTTTTTGGGTCGTAGGTAGCAGCTATGGCAGAAGCCAACGTGGTGATTACTTTAAAGTTGGTGGTGTCGAGCTTGTATGCCTTTTCCAACGGCTCTACACTTTGGTAAATAAGACCATTCCAGTTGAGTGCAAAGCCCAAGCATGAATAGGTAAAAGCGGAAGTATCACCAATGCTGAGCAGCTTGTGCATTACAGCCTCTACCTCATCGAATTTTCGAAGCAGAAGTAGGGTGTAACCCTTGTAGCGCAATACGGGCACATTTAGCGAATCGAAGTGCTCGAATGCTTCACATTCGGCTAAGGCCTCTTCTATATTGCCGTCGTTGACCTGGGCAGTTGCCAAGGAAACGGTGAGCCCTGCATCGCGAGGATTCAAGCGAAAAGCCTGTGAAAACATCTCGACGGCAAAAGGATTAAAGCCCAACCGGCTGTAGCATTCACCGAGCTGCTTGCAGAAGTAGTAATTGGAGGTATCCATAATGGACAACTGTCCATAGCGTTCCATTGCCTTACGATAATCCCTCTGTAAAAAGTATATTTTTGCCAGCTGACTGTTGGCAAAAAAATTTAGCGAATCGGTATGCACTACCTCGGTAAATACATTCTCTGCCTCCTTAACCCGTCCCAAGGAAAGCAAGCATCTTCCAACACTGTTCTCCAAGGACACATTTTTTGGGCTAAGGGTAAGAGCCCTCTGGTAATATTCCAATGCCTGCTGATCCTGCCCAAGCCCCTCATGTGCCAAGGCCATTATCTCCAGAAATTTTGGATTATGGGCCACAGAGTCACCAAGGGTCTGTCCGTTGGAAATAACCTCGGCATAGCGTCCCTGTATCAAGGCCATGCTTAACTCACCATATTCCTGAGCTGGGAGCAATTGACCCCAGCCCAGAAATACAGCAAACATAAAAATGGATTTTCGAACCATTCCAAAACCTACTTCAGCGCAAACATTATGGGGAAGGTAAAGCTTACCCTAACCTTCTTGCCTCTTTGCTCTCCAGGAATCCACTTAGGTGCACCAGTAACTACTCGTAAAGCCTCAGCATCTAGATACTTATCAACTCCTCTGACAATTTTTATATCCGACATTGAGCCATCGGCTTCCACAACAAAGGAAATATATACCTTTCCCTGAATTTGCTTATCCATCGCCTCCTTGGGATATTTCAGGTTGTCTCCAATATACTTTTGAAACCCTTCTGTTTTAGCCAAACCTTTATAGGGAAAGCTGGGCATTTTTTCCACAGTAAAAAATACTTGTTCTTTAATGCTTGAAGAATTCTGAGCGTTTTCAACCTTTGAATCCGTAGTCACTGCAGTAGAATCCGGTGCAGGTGGTGGTGGTGGCGGAGGAGGTGGTGGAGGTGCAATCATTCCTTCAGGCTGCTCCTTTGGTGCATTGTTGGAGCACGAGCTAGTGCTAAAGATGAATACCAGCAGTAGCATTGCAGGAATCACCAGCAAATACTTTAACGCCGAAATTTGGGTTGACCTCTCTTTTGTAATCATAGCTAATCGTTTTAAAGTTAAAGGTTTATTAAAGCCGGTGCTCAATGCCGGTGCAAATCCGGGCATGGAGGTTTCCAGCATTAGCCTGATGTAATCCGCAGAACCGGCGCCGTGTTCCTTGGATATACTGTCGGCTTCGAACTCATGCACCTCCCTAAGCGATTTGAGTAACAACCAGCTGAACGGATTTAACCACCATACACTACAGATAATGGAAGCCAAAAGCACATCGGCCGAATGGTGCTTTTGGACGTGAACCGTTTCGTGGTGCAAAACCGTGTTTAAATGGTTTTCGTCATATCGATTATCAGGAACATGAACAAAGTGAAAAAAGGAGAATGGCGTGTCAAAGTGGCTTCCCTTCACCACAATGAGGTCTGGAATGGTGGTCGATAGTCGCTCCTCCCGCCTCAAGCGAACCACCACCTTAGCGATTTGAAAGATTAACAGAGCAAGTAGGAAGAGGCATATCAACCAGTAGCCATAGCTGAGCATGGTAACCACTCCAACGTGGGTTTCTGAACCACTACCATAAACAGTAACCATTGGTATAGCTTGGGTAATATAACTCATGCCTCTATTTACGGTTGAATCGGCAGGGAGCAGTATATGCACAAAGGGCAACACAATTGAAAGTCCAAAGGAGAGCAGCAGGTATATTCTGCTTATGGTAAAATGTGTCTGGTTGCGAAGCCATAAAGCATACACCATCCAGAATGCGGCCATAAAGAGGCTCGATTTAATTAGGTAAATGAAGTAACCGTTCATCACTTCTGATATTTTTGCTTTTCAATTTCTGAATTCATGAGCCGTACTATTTCCTCCATCTCCTGCACCGAAAGGTTTTCTTCCTTGGCAAAGAAGGAAACCATCTGCTTAAAGGAGTTGCTGAAATACCCCTTTACAAAACCTTTCATGTGGTTTTTAGAGTAGTCCTTCTTGGAGATAGACGGAAAATACTCATGGGTTTTTCCATACGCATTATGCTCCACGAAACCCTTCTTTTCTAGTATCCGAACAATGGTAGATACCGTGTTATAGGCAGGTTTGGGTTCTGGAAATTTATCGAGAAGGTCCTTTACAAAACCCTTCTCCAGCTTCCACAAGACCTGCATCACCTCCTCTTCGGCTCGCGTTAACTCTTTATGCTCATCCATGATTAAAACTTTTGTGCAATATACAACTATGTTTTTAGTTTGTCAACTAATTAATTAGTTATTATAAAAATAAAGACACATTAGATTGATTGTGTGGCACATAGCAGCACCATATTAAAAAAAGATAAAGATGAAAGTAGCAAATGAAACATTTAAAAGGTGTGCGAGGCCCAAGCCTTGAGCGACTCCCGTGAAAATACTCGCTTGGGATAAGCTCGGCCAACAGTTATGCAACCAACAGCATTGATTACAGGAAATGAAACCACAAATTGAGTGCTACTACCTTTCAGCATCATTGGGGCAATTCTTAGGTCGGAAATCCAAAGCGTATCGCCATCTGCCTTAACGGCATACTGCCCTTGTGTGAAGCGAATGGCGCGCATTACCTCCTTGTTGCTACCATATTGTTGTAGCAGCTCCCAGCGTTTAGGAAAGTTGGTGAAATGCCACGCTCCCTGCTCGGCAATACCTCTATGAGTCAGCAGAAAGCTGCTATCGGTTTCGCCAACCACCTGCCACGCCAGTATTGAAAGCGGCAATGCCCTAACGTGTATCGACCTTACCGTAATGTCTTCCTGTGCAAATTCGCGCCGAGCCTTTGCTTTCATATTTTGTTGTAAAACTACTCCCAACGCCATATAAAACAGGGTAAAAGCCAACAGCCACTTAGCAATACTCAATCGATTTTGCATTTTGAAAAAGATCAGCCCAACAGCAAAAGCGAGCAGCGGCAACGTTATAAACAAATCAACCACACCAAGCACTCCCAACGAAACCCGGTAGCTGGAGAAGGGAAGAAACAGGGCAGTGCCGTAGGAGTTGAAGCTATCGATAAAGATGTGGGAAA from Williamwhitmania sp. includes the following:
- a CDS encoding metal-dependent hydrolase codes for the protein MDTITHLALGAVIGEIVGGKVVGKKAALVGAVVAILPDLDVAVQPFLPSATAMLFHRGITHSLLFWLVVSPLLGLLVWKLFKDTNKLLWIKLCVAAWFSHIFIDSFNSYGTALFLPFSSYRVSLGVLGVVDLFITLPLLAFAVGLIFFKMQNRLSIAKWLLAFTLFYMALGVVLQQNMKAKARREFAQEDITVRSIHVRALPLSILAWQVVGETDSSFLLTHRGIAEQGAWHFTNFPKRWELLQQYGSNKEVMRAIRFTQGQYAVKADGDTLWISDLRIAPMMLKGSSTQFVVSFPVINAVGCITVGRAYPKRVFSRESLKAWASHTF
- a CDS encoding M56 family metallopeptidase — translated: MNGYFIYLIKSSLFMAAFWMVYALWLRNQTHFTISRIYLLLSFGLSIVLPFVHILLPADSTVNRGMSYITQAIPMVTVYGSGSETHVGVVTMLSYGYWLICLFLLALLIFQIAKVVVRLRREERLSTTIPDLIVVKGSHFDTPFSFFHFVHVPDNRYDENHLNTVLHHETVHVQKHHSADVLLASIICSVWWLNPFSWLLLKSLREVHEFEADSISKEHGAGSADYIRLMLETSMPGFAPALSTGFNKPLTLKRLAMITKERSTQISALKYLLVIPAMLLLVFIFSTSSCSNNAPKEQPEGMIAPPPPPPPPPPPAPDSTAVTTDSKVENAQNSSSIKEQVFFTVEKMPSFPYKGLAKTEGFQKYIGDNLKYPKEAMDKQIQGKVYISFVVEADGSMSDIKIVRGVDKYLDAEALRVVTGAPKWIPGEQRGKKVRVSFTFPIMFALK
- a CDS encoding BlaI/MecI/CopY family transcriptional regulator; protein product: MDEHKELTRAEEEVMQVLWKLEKGFVKDLLDKFPEPKPAYNTVSTIVRILEKKGFVEHNAYGKTHEYFPSISKKDYSKNHMKGFVKGYFSNSFKQMVSFFAKEENLSVQEMEEIVRLMNSEIEKQKYQK
- a CDS encoding tetratricopeptide repeat protein; translated protein: MFAVFLGWGQLLPAQEYGELSMALIQGRYAEVISNGQTLGDSVAHNPKFLEIMALAHEGLGQDQQALEYYQRALTLSPKNVSLENSVGRCLLSLGRVKEAENVFTEVVHTDSLNFFANSQLAKIYFLQRDYRKAMERYGQLSIMDTSNYYFCKQLGECYSRLGFNPFAVEMFSQAFRLNPRDAGLTVSLATAQVNDGNIEEALAECEAFEHFDSLNVPVLRYKGYTLLLLRKFDEVEAVMHKLLSIGDTSAFTYSCLGFALNWNGLIYQSVEPLEKAYKLDTTNFKVITTLASAIAATYDPKTGLEYFDKAEALISPRPFDLAEIVGGRAHIYEKLGKVEMAYNLYNKAFAIDSSNILNLYNAAMVAYQHGHIKWARESFRQFVVQFDKKVLLGSQMDANQHDAYETAKFYLKRLKEQDFFEADSAVYRVSDNKSHGEN